A portion of the Simkania negevensis Z genome contains these proteins:
- a CDS encoding S1 family peptidase, translating to MSGINPFNVSDIEIGNLSPRRKQYIQQRNVAQDERINDIAAAIIKYQEIIQTVQERYRKSELEDQTLIKPYLMCLYFEIGQLFEEQEKIQDALRYYEHAGKQGHFLSVECAKRLGSKVIFPPTDKVFSGNLSDRAKAAAGERAFCKALHSALVLITGENQKGSGVLARHDELGYVLMTVKHVVGAGATACIGKKEIPLDDLDAYENGSDILLFILNDVCSTDEESISIAPANIQLEIGEKVYFGGYPFKETGARLHMGHISYVGIKGEIGIDGAAVPGMSGGPIAVKRNGKFFIVGAVASETFDPIEGFSKALDKMYIDQSDAQIRYEHDMGLQNETWEWMKQEAQFTKITRDNLFIGALDYLRQDDPECFHHMWDDLNSNGVISEEGEIDVTRIVPGHLGLREAYQQYEEYILERLRKSTTDLLEMNPESIQLPFETERPTDSINTVSLSLIQSLSTGLITGHLFQEFHGKPLSLHEEKSTELEIGRKNRVEKIKKKQKQEAKTARAAAKREGTFQNNGIPPILYRFVSNEAAKDIKKNGIVHSGSDLDEIHFMTQPVKHLAQSVGAVTSQKMVTVYTDRIPNITRDNVRKVSERNHIGTYRINMSIPSGAIEISEAS from the coding sequence GTGTCTGGTATTAACCCATTTAACGTTAGTGATATTGAAATTGGTAATTTAAGTCCCAGAAGAAAGCAATATATTCAGCAAAGAAATGTTGCTCAGGATGAACGAATTAATGACATTGCTGCAGCAATTATAAAATACCAAGAGATTATTCAGACTGTCCAGGAAAGGTATAGGAAATCTGAACTTGAAGATCAAACCCTAATTAAACCATATTTGATGTGTCTTTATTTTGAAATTGGCCAACTTTTTGAAGAACAAGAAAAAATCCAAGATGCGTTGCGCTACTATGAGCATGCGGGTAAGCAAGGCCACTTCTTATCTGTAGAGTGTGCTAAAAGGCTTGGTTCTAAAGTCATTTTTCCTCCAACAGATAAGGTCTTTTCAGGAAATTTGAGTGATCGAGCAAAGGCAGCTGCTGGTGAACGCGCATTTTGTAAAGCTCTTCATAGTGCTTTAGTTCTCATAACAGGTGAAAATCAAAAGGGATCTGGAGTCCTTGCTAGGCATGATGAATTAGGCTATGTCCTTATGACTGTCAAACATGTGGTAGGTGCTGGTGCAACTGCTTGTATTGGGAAAAAAGAAATCCCTTTAGATGATTTAGATGCATATGAAAACGGATCTGATATTTTACTATTCATTCTAAATGACGTATGTTCAACAGATGAAGAGAGCATTTCAATCGCCCCTGCAAATATTCAGCTTGAAATAGGAGAAAAAGTCTATTTTGGCGGTTATCCTTTCAAAGAAACCGGAGCTCGCCTTCATATGGGACACATATCCTATGTAGGCATAAAGGGGGAAATTGGTATCGATGGGGCAGCGGTTCCTGGAATGTCTGGTGGACCTATTGCGGTAAAGCGAAATGGAAAGTTCTTCATTGTTGGAGCAGTTGCTTCAGAAACTTTCGATCCGATTGAAGGGTTTTCCAAAGCATTAGATAAAATGTATATAGACCAATCAGATGCGCAAATCCGATATGAACATGATATGGGTTTACAAAACGAAACATGGGAATGGATGAAACAAGAGGCACAGTTTACAAAAATTACAAGGGACAATTTGTTTATTGGGGCGTTAGATTATCTAAGACAAGATGATCCAGAGTGTTTTCATCATATGTGGGACGACTTAAACAGCAATGGGGTTATTTCTGAAGAGGGAGAGATTGATGTTACAAGGATTGTCCCAGGCCATTTGGGACTAAGAGAAGCGTATCAGCAATATGAAGAATATATATTAGAGCGTTTAAGAAAATCCACGACTGATCTTTTAGAAATGAATCCTGAAAGCATTCAATTGCCTTTCGAAACCGAAAGGCCAACAGATTCCATAAATACTGTGAGTCTGTCATTGATCCAGAGTTTATCAACTGGATTGATAACAGGTCATTTATTCCAAGAATTTCATGGAAAGCCCTTAAGTTTGCACGAAGAAAAGTCGACAGAGCTTGAAATCGGAAGAAAAAATCGTGTTGAGAAAATCAAGAAAAAGCAAAAGCAAGAAGCGAAAACAGCGAGGGCTGCAGCTAAACGAGAGGGGACTTTTCAGAATAACGGAATTCCACCTATTCTTTATCGTTTTGTCTCTAATGAAGCTGCAAAAGATATTAAAAAGAATGGGATCGTGCATTCAGGGAGTGATTTAGATGAGATTCATTTTATGACTCAGCCAGTAAAACACTTGGCTCAGTCTGTAGGAGCTGTGACATCCCAAAAAATGGTAACTGTTTATACCGATAGAATTCCAAATATAACGAGAGACAATGTTAGGAAGGTATCTGAAAGGAATCATATAGGGACGTATAGGATCAACATGTCAATTCCTTCAGGTGCTATTGAAATTTCTGAGGCATCTTAA
- a CDS encoding tetratricopeptide repeat protein, producing the protein MKTLKNTFLITLLFFSSSALTSEPPFSEELNQLSAEMGEPNTDFEKDDFSDMTKCIMVSAEQGATWALNQLGAMYFYGIGVEQDYKKSFECYQQVAAKGFPGCEWGLGDFYLKGIVVPQDTEKAVNIYINCARAGNPLGAYRVLTLYKDQNPHFACSWCFICLALLSDTEAENDLFDTVMQLIWDFSRKMDDREIFAAQVGAYNFLKENGLPTFEDL; encoded by the coding sequence ATGAAAACGCTAAAAAATACTTTTTTGATCACTCTACTATTTTTCTCATCTAGCGCTTTAACTTCTGAGCCCCCATTTTCAGAAGAGTTAAATCAGTTAAGTGCTGAAATGGGAGAACCCAATACTGATTTTGAAAAAGACGACTTTTCTGACATGACCAAATGTATTATGGTAAGCGCAGAGCAGGGAGCAACTTGGGCTCTCAATCAACTCGGTGCGATGTATTTTTATGGGATTGGAGTGGAACAAGACTATAAAAAGTCTTTTGAATGCTATCAACAAGTTGCGGCCAAAGGCTTTCCAGGGTGTGAGTGGGGATTAGGAGATTTTTACCTCAAGGGGATCGTTGTTCCGCAAGACACTGAAAAAGCAGTCAATATCTATATCAATTGTGCCAGGGCTGGGAATCCTTTAGGAGCTTACAGAGTCCTTACTTTATACAAAGATCAAAATCCCCATTTTGCGTGCAGCTGGTGTTTTATCTGTCTTGCTCTTCTGAGCGATACTGAGGCGGAAAACGATCTTTTTGATACAGTGATGCAACTCATTTGGGATTTTTCTAGAAAAATGGATGATCGAGAAATCTTCGCAGCACAAGTTGGTGCGTATAATTTTTTGAAAGAAAATGGCTTACCGACTTTTGAAGACTTGTGA
- the murJ gene encoding murein biosynthesis integral membrane protein MurJ, with protein MEDMTQQLTRYFSSGIKRFFSGIFLSRLTGLGRDLVMAYSFGDHPTVAAFMIAFRFSNLLRRFFGEGPLQSAFIPHFEGLRAQDEQQAYAFFRRLTFLLVVVLVGLTLLIEGGLGASLQFFSFSPGNREILWLTALFMPCLLFICLYGVNIAVLQCHNAFFLPSMAPALANFAWIFGALYLKGWVPERAMGPLAKWVVLGIFLQWAATLPLIWKKIGGNFKKWFEWKIHPEVKKLATSFSLGALGVGAVQINAFFDTIFARCADPSGPVYLWYSIRFQQLALAIFGMAAVSTLVPLLSRKVKGGEIEEAKGIFSFGVRRVLTVMLCVTLAIFCLGYFAIDLVYGRGNFSLHAVNQTTVCFWAYSVGLIPSALIMLYSAVFYAQGNFRTPTIASAATVGMNLLLNTFFVFGLHWGAVSTALATSLGSWINYLILRQLLGGKGWHAHYALSDFIPLLAGGVLASLMAYGTYLGYIQIFSFSSHTLTQLFQFLFPAFAFVGGLFFYARLRKNQDLLTVFRAFLAKG; from the coding sequence ATGGAAGATATGACACAGCAACTCACACGTTATTTTTCTTCAGGAATCAAACGTTTTTTTTCTGGCATTTTCTTAAGTCGTTTGACTGGGCTTGGCCGTGATCTCGTGATGGCGTATTCATTTGGCGATCATCCAACGGTTGCTGCGTTTATGATCGCATTCCGCTTTTCGAATTTGCTCCGTCGATTTTTTGGGGAAGGCCCCCTTCAATCAGCCTTCATTCCCCACTTTGAAGGACTTCGCGCGCAGGACGAGCAGCAAGCCTATGCGTTTTTCCGGCGCCTGACTTTTCTCTTGGTGGTAGTCTTAGTTGGGCTGACGCTTCTCATTGAAGGAGGACTTGGAGCTTCGCTCCAGTTTTTTTCTTTTTCTCCTGGAAATCGGGAGATTCTGTGGTTAACTGCTTTGTTCATGCCATGCTTGCTTTTCATCTGTTTGTATGGAGTGAACATTGCTGTCTTGCAGTGCCACAATGCGTTTTTTCTTCCGAGCATGGCTCCAGCCTTAGCCAATTTCGCTTGGATCTTCGGAGCGCTCTATCTTAAAGGATGGGTGCCAGAGAGAGCAATGGGTCCCCTTGCAAAGTGGGTCGTCCTTGGAATTTTCCTGCAATGGGCCGCCACCCTTCCTCTCATTTGGAAGAAAATTGGAGGAAACTTCAAAAAGTGGTTTGAATGGAAAATCCACCCCGAAGTGAAAAAACTCGCGACATCCTTTAGTTTGGGAGCTCTGGGCGTAGGCGCAGTTCAAATCAATGCATTTTTTGATACGATCTTTGCGCGGTGCGCCGACCCCTCAGGTCCTGTTTACTTGTGGTATTCTATCCGATTTCAGCAGCTTGCCCTTGCCATTTTTGGTATGGCTGCAGTCAGTACCCTTGTGCCACTTTTATCAAGGAAAGTTAAAGGAGGGGAAATCGAGGAAGCAAAAGGGATTTTTTCCTTTGGTGTGCGGCGGGTTCTCACCGTGATGCTCTGCGTGACACTTGCCATTTTTTGCTTGGGTTATTTTGCCATCGACCTTGTCTATGGGCGGGGAAACTTTTCCCTTCACGCCGTGAATCAAACAACCGTTTGTTTTTGGGCCTATAGCGTGGGGTTGATTCCTTCGGCTTTGATCATGCTCTACTCGGCAGTGTTCTATGCCCAAGGGAACTTTCGCACACCCACAATTGCTTCAGCAGCAACTGTGGGGATGAACCTTCTTTTAAACACCTTTTTTGTGTTTGGCCTCCATTGGGGAGCCGTTAGCACCGCTTTAGCAACGAGTTTGGGGTCTTGGATCAATTATTTAATCCTGCGTCAGCTTTTGGGTGGCAAAGGGTGGCATGCTCATTACGCTCTGTCCGACTTTATTCCTCTTCTTGCCGGAGGAGTTTTAGCTTCACTCATGGCTTACGGAACCTATTTAGGCTACATTCAAATCTTTTCTTTTTCATCGCACACTTTGACACAGCTTTTTCAATTTTTGTTTCCTGCATTTGCCTTTGTCGGAGGGCTCTTTTTCTATGCGCGCTTGCGAAAAAACCAGGATCTCTTAACAGTCTTTCGTGCCTTTTTAGCGAAAGGGTGA
- a CDS encoding serine hydrolase encodes MKRILIVTLLFLFGFVSFSYSKEPSLNQKLERIDSLAQQARETFHLPGLAVGIVMDGELVYAKGYGYRDIDKKLPVTEETVFMIGSMTKAFTTFALATLVEQGKISWNDKVISYLPDFRLKDSYSTQEMTIRDLVTHVSGLPRHDLVWFFGKNTTDELYQKLQYLEPITSFREGFSYQNLMYMVAGKVIEKVTGQDWESYVKEKILIPLGMGSTTFSIEGLNGSKDFAAPYILEEATSRRIPYHDIRHVGPAGTINSNLLDLAAWTKMLLNFGQFEEKQLLGSSHIKHLMSPQVVASLTVQGFPLSNDEFLEAYGFGWMIQSFYGRYLVSHGGAIDGFNSNLALLSLDKIGVCVLSNQLGPNALGLLTKSILATLLDEDVEKWLPKSVDVDLVNQEEFPAKKGTSPSHDLKHYVGVYEHPAYGKLEVFYDNGLQLNFHEFTAALNHLHYDIFQGEIKTPFAPFKLSLSFETDWYGNVRQVVLPIQFEGIEVPFVKKPQSNLSTPEYLEIYAGEYTLQNTTIKIFVEGKTLKAEVSGQPLYELVPKDISSFSLKGHDNIHFEFVMKNGTEVEILNIVQPQGVFKATPK; translated from the coding sequence ATGAAACGCATTCTTATAGTCACCCTTCTTTTTCTCTTTGGCTTTGTTTCTTTCTCTTATTCAAAGGAACCGAGTCTAAACCAAAAGCTGGAACGAATTGACTCTTTAGCACAGCAAGCTCGAGAAACATTCCACCTTCCTGGTTTGGCTGTGGGGATTGTTATGGATGGAGAGCTTGTCTACGCCAAGGGATACGGCTACCGCGATATTGATAAAAAGCTCCCTGTGACTGAAGAAACTGTGTTCATGATCGGTTCGATGACCAAAGCGTTTACAACATTTGCTCTAGCAACACTGGTTGAACAAGGAAAAATTTCTTGGAACGATAAGGTCATATCCTATCTCCCCGATTTTCGATTGAAAGATTCCTACTCAACGCAAGAAATGACTATTAGGGATCTTGTGACACACGTCTCTGGATTGCCAAGACATGACCTCGTTTGGTTTTTTGGAAAAAACACCACCGATGAACTCTATCAAAAACTGCAATATCTTGAACCTATTACGAGCTTTCGAGAAGGCTTTAGCTATCAAAACCTCATGTACATGGTCGCAGGGAAAGTGATTGAAAAAGTTACAGGGCAAGATTGGGAATCCTATGTTAAGGAAAAAATCTTAATCCCACTTGGCATGGGAAGCACTACTTTTTCGATCGAAGGATTAAATGGATCAAAGGATTTTGCTGCTCCTTACATTCTTGAGGAAGCAACATCTCGCCGCATCCCGTACCACGATATCAGGCATGTTGGTCCAGCCGGGACCATCAATTCGAATTTACTAGATTTAGCTGCATGGACAAAAATGCTGCTGAATTTTGGGCAGTTTGAGGAAAAACAACTTTTAGGCTCTTCCCACATCAAACATTTGATGAGCCCCCAAGTTGTGGCCTCACTAACAGTCCAAGGATTTCCTTTATCTAACGATGAATTTTTAGAAGCCTATGGTTTTGGCTGGATGATCCAATCCTTTTATGGTCGCTATCTCGTTTCTCATGGGGGTGCAATCGATGGATTTAATTCCAACTTAGCTCTACTCTCCCTTGATAAAATCGGTGTTTGCGTCCTTTCAAATCAACTAGGACCGAATGCACTGGGCCTTCTTACCAAATCGATTCTCGCAACACTTTTAGATGAAGACGTAGAGAAATGGTTGCCAAAAAGTGTGGATGTCGATCTTGTGAATCAAGAAGAGTTTCCAGCAAAAAAAGGAACGTCTCCTTCTCATGACCTTAAGCACTATGTTGGAGTTTACGAGCACCCAGCTTATGGAAAACTAGAAGTTTTCTATGATAATGGACTGCAGCTCAACTTTCATGAATTTACAGCGGCACTCAATCATCTTCATTACGATATTTTTCAAGGTGAAATTAAAACCCCTTTTGCTCCCTTTAAGCTCTCTTTATCTTTTGAAACAGACTGGTATGGAAATGTGAGGCAAGTTGTTCTTCCCATTCAATTTGAGGGAATTGAAGTTCCCTTTGTCAAGAAACCTCAAAGTAACTTATCAACCCCAGAATATCTCGAGATCTATGCTGGGGAATACACTCTGCAAAATACCACAATCAAGATCTTCGTTGAAGGAAAGACGCTAAAAGCCGAAGTTTCAGGTCAGCCCCTCTATGAACTTGTTCCTAAAGATATAAGTTCATTTAGCCTGAAAGGACACGACAATATTCACTTCGAATTTGTCATGAAAAACGGCACTGAAGTTGAAATATTAAACATTGTTCAACCTCAGGGAGTCTTCAAAGCTACTCCAAAATGA
- a CDS encoding Fic family protein produces MKKPRTPPKVSGIKNASKFQKAISAARDLENKKKYRHWDTLRHLSPPEGLTLEEWWTGIKIHRMGGRKEICLKDVKGRFFNYTMTDFVTEQLHKIDLGSGGSIGIPEPIMNPQTRNQYLARSLMQEAITSSQLEGAVTVRAAAKAMLRTGRPPRDKNEQMVLNNYQMMQRIQKWKDQPLTESLIFEMHRQVTEKTLEKEDAAGRLRKKEEKVVIEDVSTHEILHAPPPASQLRKRLEAMCDFANGKTPEYFVHPVVRAIILHFWLAYDHPFVDGNGRTARALFYWSMLRQGYWLFEFISISEVILRAPSKYAVSFLQTETDDNDLTYFIIYQSKVIERSLAALNQYITHKTEQLAKVTHLFRSGELFNHRQSALLAYALRFPRQPFTIDTHKNYHHIAYETARHDLRQLEKRGYLTERRIGNSLIFISPDNLAAILTNEEMKR; encoded by the coding sequence ATGAAAAAACCTCGCACACCACCCAAAGTTTCAGGAATTAAAAACGCCTCTAAGTTCCAAAAAGCAATAAGTGCTGCGCGCGATTTAGAAAACAAAAAAAAGTACCGACATTGGGATACGTTGCGCCACCTCTCCCCTCCGGAAGGCTTAACTCTTGAAGAGTGGTGGACAGGAATTAAAATACATCGGATGGGAGGACGCAAAGAGATTTGTTTGAAAGATGTGAAAGGGCGCTTTTTTAACTACACCATGACAGATTTTGTCACTGAACAACTGCATAAAATTGATCTGGGATCGGGAGGCTCTATTGGAATTCCAGAACCGATCATGAATCCTCAAACGCGAAATCAATACCTCGCCCGCTCTCTTATGCAAGAAGCAATCACTTCGAGCCAGTTGGAAGGAGCTGTCACCGTTCGGGCTGCAGCAAAAGCAATGCTCAGAACAGGTCGTCCTCCTAGAGATAAAAACGAGCAAATGGTGCTCAATAACTACCAAATGATGCAACGGATTCAAAAATGGAAAGATCAGCCGCTAACAGAAAGCTTGATTTTTGAAATGCATAGGCAAGTGACAGAAAAAACGCTCGAGAAAGAAGATGCTGCTGGAAGGTTGAGAAAAAAAGAAGAAAAGGTAGTCATCGAAGATGTTTCAACCCACGAGATCTTGCATGCTCCCCCACCAGCGAGCCAACTTCGGAAGCGGCTCGAAGCCATGTGCGACTTTGCCAATGGTAAAACTCCTGAGTATTTTGTTCATCCTGTCGTACGCGCCATCATTTTGCATTTTTGGCTAGCTTATGATCATCCTTTTGTCGATGGAAATGGAAGAACAGCTCGCGCTTTATTTTATTGGTCCATGCTCAGACAAGGTTATTGGCTCTTTGAGTTCATTTCGATTTCAGAGGTGATTTTACGCGCCCCATCGAAATATGCCGTCTCCTTCCTTCAAACAGAAACCGACGATAATGACCTTACTTACTTTATCATTTATCAATCGAAAGTGATTGAAAGGTCTTTGGCAGCTTTAAACCAGTACATTACACATAAAACGGAGCAGCTTGCAAAAGTCACACACCTTTTTCGCTCAGGAGAACTCTTCAACCATCGGCAAAGTGCTTTGCTCGCCTACGCATTGCGCTTTCCTAGACAGCCTTTTACCATCGATACACACAAAAACTACCACCACATTGCCTATGAAACGGCCCGCCATGATCTGCGACAACTCGAAAAGCGAGGATACCTTACCGAACGCCGCATAGGAAACAGCTTAATTTTTATTTCACCAGATAACCTTGCGGCAATTCTCACTAATGAGGAAATGAAACGGTAG
- a CDS encoding cation:proton antiporter domain-containing protein produces the protein MVWLTLTAFFLLLVSWVTKKLHHILGLLTLICLIFGIVLGYFHQIPPLKAVQALSQIPLVLFLFIDGIRIHVPKIIHYHREAFRQLTIGFFIQVFLGAVLAYYFLALPWMASILLALALATIDLKATPMPIESKRVPSRIAQVLNLETSVTPILTVLLFMVFKAKCFVALLLPIPFGVALGYVIIHLTRIALKSHMAHRPFVISSLFVAPFALFYLCECLRLNGYVGVIALALTIGHAGRSLCDGLFDFGRRQGRLLFFLFIITFGCQILGSLAHSLTGKMIFYAVLSLFVIRFLGVMVSFWGSKFQWKTVCFCAFFGPRALVPAALALLALPYDLQVYATLYGAVLISLLFHTLFSFSVTYWYSHAILETGKAEFLPTVSFPH, from the coding sequence TTGGTTTGGCTCACGCTCACAGCTTTTTTTCTTCTTCTCGTTTCATGGGTGACGAAAAAACTCCATCATATCCTCGGGCTGCTTACGTTGATTTGTCTCATTTTTGGAATCGTACTCGGATATTTTCATCAAATCCCCCCCCTTAAAGCGGTTCAAGCCTTATCTCAAATCCCCTTAGTGTTGTTTCTGTTTATCGATGGGATACGCATTCACGTTCCCAAAATCATCCACTACCATCGAGAAGCCTTTCGACAACTCACCATAGGATTTTTCATTCAAGTGTTTTTGGGAGCTGTTTTAGCCTATTATTTTTTAGCTTTGCCTTGGATGGCGTCGATTTTACTAGCTTTAGCCCTTGCAACGATTGACCTCAAGGCAACTCCTATGCCAATCGAGTCTAAGAGGGTACCATCTCGCATTGCCCAAGTTCTCAATTTAGAAACTTCTGTCACTCCTATTTTAACAGTTTTGCTTTTTATGGTTTTCAAGGCAAAGTGCTTTGTTGCACTTCTCCTTCCGATTCCCTTTGGAGTGGCTCTTGGGTATGTTATCATTCACCTGACCCGTATCGCCTTGAAAAGTCATATGGCTCATCGACCATTTGTGATTAGCAGCTTGTTTGTGGCTCCGTTTGCTCTATTTTATCTTTGTGAATGCTTACGATTGAATGGGTACGTGGGGGTCATTGCTCTTGCCTTGACGATAGGACATGCTGGACGCTCACTTTGCGACGGCCTGTTTGATTTTGGGCGCAGACAAGGAAGACTTCTCTTTTTCCTCTTTATAATCACCTTTGGCTGTCAGATTTTAGGATCACTCGCCCACTCTCTCACAGGAAAAATGATTTTCTATGCGGTCCTTTCGCTTTTTGTGATTCGGTTCCTGGGAGTGATGGTGAGCTTTTGGGGCAGTAAGTTTCAGTGGAAAACCGTTTGCTTTTGCGCGTTTTTTGGACCGCGAGCCCTTGTTCCAGCTGCTTTAGCTCTTCTGGCTCTTCCGTATGATTTACAAGTGTATGCAACACTTTATGGAGCCGTTTTGATTTCCCTTCTCTTTCACACTCTCTTTTCTTTTTCCGTTACCTATTGGTATAGCCATGCGATCTTAGAAACGGGAAAAGCTGAGTTTTTACCTACCGTTTCATTTCCTCATTAG
- a CDS encoding MIP/aquaporin family protein, with product MTIFWGEFIGTLLLILLGNGSVANVLLKKSKGEASGWIVITAAWGFAVTIAVYTIGWATGGHINPAVTFGLAIAGKTPWALTPYYFIGQLLGAMVGALLVWWTYHAHFEKSENKTHKLLIFCTQPAIRGISWNFVTEVIATAVLLIGVLGIFNFHNGLSCGLGPLSVGFLVFSIGLSLGGPTGFAINPARDLGPRIMHALLPVQGKGDSDWDYAWVPIIGPLIGSAIGTLIYLYIINPLIPLGT from the coding sequence ATGACAATATTCTGGGGTGAATTCATTGGAACCTTGTTGCTCATCCTCTTAGGGAATGGGTCTGTTGCAAACGTTTTACTCAAAAAATCAAAAGGAGAAGCATCTGGTTGGATTGTGATTACGGCAGCCTGGGGGTTTGCCGTTACCATAGCAGTCTATACAATTGGGTGGGCCACGGGAGGTCATATCAATCCCGCTGTGACTTTTGGTCTGGCTATTGCAGGAAAAACACCTTGGGCTTTAACTCCTTACTATTTTATCGGACAGCTTTTAGGAGCAATGGTCGGGGCCCTCCTTGTTTGGTGGACTTATCATGCCCATTTTGAAAAATCTGAAAATAAGACGCACAAGCTCCTCATTTTTTGCACCCAGCCAGCGATTCGGGGCATTTCATGGAACTTTGTCACCGAAGTCATTGCGACAGCAGTTCTCTTGATCGGAGTTCTTGGAATCTTTAATTTTCACAATGGACTTTCCTGCGGTTTGGGGCCACTGTCTGTCGGTTTTTTGGTTTTTAGCATCGGTTTATCCTTAGGGGGACCTACTGGATTTGCGATCAATCCCGCGCGTGACTTAGGTCCTCGGATCATGCATGCCCTTCTTCCCGTTCAAGGAAAAGGGGATTCTGATTGGGATTACGCTTGGGTTCCCATCATAGGTCCGCTTATCGGCTCTGCGATTGGAACATTGATTTATCTCTATATCATTAATCCACTCATTCCTTTGGGGACATAA
- the glpK gene encoding glycerol kinase GlpK encodes MQYILALDQGTTSSRAIILTKEGHIVGIAQKELQQIFPNPGWVEHNACEIWSSQASVMTGALAMAHLKMRDIAAIGITNQRETTIVWDRKTSHPIHNAIVWQDRRTRTFCQSLKQEGYEPLFQKKTGLLLDPYFSGTKLRWILDNVPNAREKAERGELAFGTVDSWLLWQLTDGRYHITDATNASRTLLYNIHTHEWDNELLEILKIPRSLLPEVRDSSEVYAECSSTVCSSSTPIAGIAGDQQAALFGHSCFKKGMGKATYGTGCFILMNTGPKPAPVKNHLLTTIAYKIGNKTHYALEGSVFIGGAVVQWLRDNLGIIKHSRDIETLAKQSMNSNGVTFVPAFTGLGAPYWDPNTRGTIFGLTRGTQNSHIAYAALESIAFQVADVLDLMHELTPITQLRVDGGAVENNLLMQIQADYSNIPLVRPKWKEMTALGACFLAGLAVGFWKDLDEIQKLWKKEHEFFPSINDVKRKEAKNKWDKAVHWAKMWGNS; translated from the coding sequence ATGCAGTATATTTTAGCCCTTGACCAAGGAACGACTAGTTCACGAGCAATCATTTTAACAAAAGAAGGACATATTGTTGGGATTGCGCAAAAAGAGCTGCAACAAATTTTCCCCAACCCAGGCTGGGTCGAACACAATGCATGTGAAATTTGGTCTTCGCAAGCATCTGTCATGACTGGTGCTCTAGCTATGGCACACCTAAAAATGCGAGACATCGCAGCTATCGGAATCACAAATCAAAGAGAAACTACGATTGTATGGGATAGAAAAACTTCCCACCCCATTCACAATGCAATCGTGTGGCAAGATAGACGGACTCGCACATTTTGCCAAAGTCTCAAACAAGAAGGATATGAACCTCTTTTCCAAAAAAAAACCGGTCTTTTGTTAGATCCTTACTTTTCTGGGACAAAGCTTCGATGGATTTTAGATAATGTTCCTAATGCGCGAGAAAAAGCTGAAAGAGGAGAACTTGCTTTTGGAACTGTAGATTCCTGGTTGTTATGGCAGCTCACAGATGGGCGCTATCACATCACAGACGCCACAAATGCTTCTCGAACGTTACTATACAACATTCATACCCATGAATGGGATAATGAGCTCTTAGAAATCTTAAAAATTCCCCGCTCTCTCTTGCCAGAAGTGAGAGATTCAAGCGAGGTATACGCTGAATGTTCTTCTACTGTTTGTTCCTCATCAACGCCAATTGCAGGAATAGCTGGAGACCAACAAGCTGCTCTCTTTGGTCATTCTTGCTTTAAAAAAGGAATGGGCAAAGCGACATATGGAACGGGCTGTTTTATCTTAATGAACACCGGCCCAAAGCCTGCTCCAGTAAAAAACCACCTTCTGACAACTATTGCATACAAAATCGGAAACAAAACACATTACGCCTTAGAAGGAAGCGTCTTCATAGGAGGAGCTGTTGTGCAATGGCTTAGAGATAATCTCGGTATTATTAAACATTCGAGAGATATAGAGACTTTAGCTAAACAAAGCATGAACTCGAATGGTGTGACTTTTGTTCCAGCCTTTACTGGACTTGGAGCTCCCTATTGGGACCCCAACACTAGAGGAACAATCTTTGGCCTGACTCGAGGGACTCAAAATTCACATATTGCCTATGCAGCGCTTGAAAGCATTGCATTTCAAGTTGCGGATGTTTTAGATCTCATGCACGAGTTAACCCCTATTACCCAACTTCGAGTTGACGGAGGGGCTGTTGAAAATAACTTACTCATGCAAATTCAAGCTGATTATTCAAATATTCCACTAGTTAGACCTAAGTGGAAAGAAATGACAGCTCTCGGAGCTTGTTTTTTGGCAGGACTCGCCGTTGGATTTTGGAAGGATCTAGATGAAATTCAGAAGCTCTGGAAAAAAGAGCATGAGTTCTTTCCATCGATCAATGACGTCAAACGAAAAGAAGCAAAAAACAAATGGGATAAAGCTGTACATTGGGCAAAAATGTGGGGCAATTCATGA